Part of the Clostridia bacterium genome, GAGGTAAAGAAGGCGCTGCTCGAAGAATATGAGCGCCAGAAAGAAGACGGCTTTAATCCGTTGGTGGTTGATGGCTATACGCACTTCATATTCTTTAACCGATATGGTCACGCGCTACACGGGCATTCTGTTAACAAAGTTATAGATAGAATTGTAAAAGAAGCGAATGCTCAGGAGCAGGAGCGAGCACGACAAGAGCACAGAGAACCGTTATTACTGCCACATTTTAGTTGTCACAATCTTCGTCATACATTTTGTACGAGGCTTTGTGAGAATGAATCCAATATCAAAGTGATACAGGAAATAATGGGACACAAAAACATAGAAACCACTATGGATGTGTATAGTGAAGCCACTAAAGAAAAGAAGATTGAGACGTTTGCGAGCCTCGAAGGAGCCTTTAGAATCTCGTAGTGAATTTACGACAAATTTTACGACAAATGACAGCAAACTTATAAAGCTTTTTGAGAGTTTATAAGAAGTTCATCTCTCTTAAACCCGCATAAATACAGGGTTTTAAGAACTTATGAAAGGATATGTGATATTATGCTTCAAATCCCCACGATGAAGCCGCTCGACCAGCAGAACAAGAGCGAAGCCGCCGGCTCCGAAGCGAACGAAGCCGCTCCCGCGATCGAGGGCGCGCCGAGCATCTCCGCCGAGAAGCCCGACTTCTCCAACGTCGTGATCGAGCCGCTGTTTGAGGATTTCGTCGACTTCGAGACCTTCTCAAAGAGCGATTTCCGCGCCGTGAAGGTGCTGGAATGCGAGGCGGTGCCGAAGAGCAAGAAGCTGCTGAAGTTCACCCTCGACGACGGCACCGGCGCTCCGCGCACGATACTCAGCGGCATACACGCCTTCTACGAGCCGGAGGAGCTTATCGGCAAGACCTGCATCGCGATAGTCAACCTGCCGCCCCGCCCGATGATGGGCATCGAGAGCTGCGGCATGCTCATCAGCGCCGTCCACAAGGAGGGCGAGGAGGAGAAGCTGCACCTGCTCCAGGTCGACCCCCACATCCCCGCCGGCGCGAAGCTGTATTGACTCCGCGCTCCCGACATATCCAAAAGGTGATACTTATGAAAAAGGACATCGTGCTCCTTGACGGAGCTGTAGGAACAAGTCTCTGGGAAAAGGCCGACAAATACGGCTTCCCCAAAAATCCCGTCTGGACCTATAACGTCGAGCATCCGGAGATAGTCAAAGAGCTGGCCGCGGAATACCTCGACGCCGGCTCGCAGATCATTCTCGCCAACACCTTCGGCGCGAACGGCCCCGCCGTCAAGCGCTCGTCCGCTTACACGACGCCGGAGATCGTCAAGGCGGGAGTGCGCCTCGCGCGCGAAGCCGTCGGCGGCAAAGCCGAGGTCTCGCTCTCCGTCGGACCGCTTTCCGCGCTGCTCGAGCCGTACGGCGAGCTTTCCGAAACCGAATGCCGCGAGATCTATGAGGAGCATATCGGCTCCGGCATGGAGGAAAAGCCGGACAGCATCATGATACAGACCTTTATGGATCTGGAAATGATGCGCATAGCGGCGACCGTCGCAAAGCAGTATAACGTACCCGTCTACTGCACGATGACCTTCGAGAAGGTCGGCCGCACGATAATGGGCAACACCGTTCAGCAGGTCATCGACGTCCTGACGCCCCTCGGCATTGACGCGATCGGCATGAACTGCTCGCTCGGACCCGACCTCGCGCTGCCGGTCATACGCGAATTCGCGGAGAAGACCGACCTGCCGCTCGTCTTCAAGCCCAACGCGGGCAAGCCGATCTCCGCTTCCGACGGGAGCTCCGCCGCCGAGTACGACGCGGCGACCTTCGTGCGCGAGGTCGAGCCCGCGCTCGAATACGTCAGCTACGTCGGCGGCTGCTGCGGCAGCAACCCGTCCTATATCCGCGCCCTGCGCGAGATCCTCTAAAGCGAAAACTCCTATCCTGCCCAACGCGAAAGGAGCTGATAAACGTGCCTCAACAGTATTTTCTTTACTATACCGTTTCCAACGTGATATGCGCGATAATCTTCGGCATCATGCTGGCGCACGATCTTGCCAGCATCGACCGCCAGGAAAAACAGATCAAGTTCGACAGAGCGCTTATAGCGTTCATGCTCTACTTCATCTCCGACTCGGTCTGGGCGGGAGTCGACTCCGGCATTATTCCGAAGACGCACTTCTCGGTCTTCGTCACCAACTTAGCCAACTGCGTCATCATGGCGGCGATCACATACCTGTGGCTGCGCTTCGTCATGGCGGTCGAGGAGGTCGTCGACAGAGACAGACGCGGAACCATATTCAGCATTATGCTCCCCCTGATCCTGTCCACCGCC contains:
- a CDS encoding homocysteine S-methyltransferase family protein — translated: MKKDIVLLDGAVGTSLWEKADKYGFPKNPVWTYNVEHPEIVKELAAEYLDAGSQIILANTFGANGPAVKRSSAYTTPEIVKAGVRLAREAVGGKAEVSLSVGPLSALLEPYGELSETECREIYEEHIGSGMEEKPDSIMIQTFMDLEMMRIAATVAKQYNVPVYCTMTFEKVGRTIMGNTVQQVIDVLTPLGIDAIGMNCSLGPDLALPVIREFAEKTDLPLVFKPNAGKPISASDGSSAAEYDAATFVREVEPALEYVSYVGGCCGSNPSYIRALREIL